The following proteins come from a genomic window of Sardina pilchardus chromosome 13, fSarPil1.1, whole genome shotgun sequence:
- the limk1a gene encoding LIM domain kinase 1a isoform X2, with protein MNLLPECHKKGSTLHGEMSRRDQRYRSRLRGTKCCECSTSLSHWYYEKDGRLFCKKDYWAKFGELCHGCTEPITTGLIMVAGEQKYHPECFTCLNCRSFIGDGDTYALVERSKLYCGHCYYQTIVTPVTLPDSPCSKIPHTVTLVSIPASTDGKRGFSVAIDQSTSPNGFGPDHNPTVRVSEVDSECISPDVKNSIHVGDRILEINGTPIRNVPFDEIDLLIQETSRLLQLTIEHDPHDRGGSEDQVDRPSPLSQVTSPVSPITQPPNQDVNNLRSRMITRSYSIDKSPCSSNTASPLSQRKDINRSESLRVVSNHTHRIFRPSDLIHGEVLGKGCFGQAIKVTHRETGEVMVMKELIRFDDETQRTFLKEVKVMRCLEHPNVLKFIGVLYKDKRLNFIAEYIKGGTLRDIIKKMGSDFPWNQRVSFAKDIASGMTYLHSMNIIHRDLNSHNCLVRENNSVVVADFGLARLMVEDKNQDKLSLGNTQGLKKPDRRKRYTVVGNPYWMAPEMIHGKSYDEKVDIFSFGIMLCEIIGRVNADPDYLPRAMDFGLNVKGFLEHFCPPDCPPAFFPIAAICCDLDAEKRPAFTKLEEWLENLKMHLDIRLPLVSELEQLSRDFWQKHPPSENGLHPHPEEEPEQSARSLALSARRRGEDEDQNGA; from the exons ATGAACCTGCTTCCTGAATGTCACAAGAAGGGCTCCACGCTACATGGAGAGATGTCACGAAGAGACCAGCGCTACCGTAGCCGTTTGAGGGGGACAAA GTGTTGTGAGTGCAGCACCTCCCTGTCCCATTGGTACTACGAGAAGGATGGGCGGCTCTTCTGCAAGAAGGACTACTGGGCCAAGTTCGGAGAGCTGTGTCACGGATGCACGGAGCCCATCACCACTGGCCTGATCATG GTTGCGGGAGAACAGAAGTATCACCCCGAGTGCTTCACCTGCCTGAACTGCCGGAGCTTCATCGGAGATGGGGACACGTATGCCCTCGTGGAGAGGTCCAAGCTCTACTG TGGCCATTGCTACTACCAGACCATCGTCACCCCGGTGACCCTGCCGGACTCGCCATGCTCAAAGATCCCCCACACCGTGACGCTCGTGTCCATCCCGGCGTCCACTGATGGCAAGCGTGGCTTCTCCGTGGCTATCGACCAGAGCACCAGTCCTAATGGCTTCGGCCCTGACCACAACCCCACAGTGAGGGTGTCTGA AGTGGACTCAGAGTGCATCAGTCCTGATGTGAAGAACTCTATACATGTAGGTGACAGGATCCTGGAGATCAACGGGACCCCAATCCGGAATGTTCCATTTgatgag aTTGACCTGCTGATCCAGGAGACGAGTCGTCTGCTGCAGCTGACCATTGAGCACGACCCCCATGACCGCGGCGGCTCGGAGGACCAGGTGGACAGGCCGAGCCCCCTGTCTCAAGTGACCAGTCCGGTGTCCCCCATCACCCAGCCCCCCAACCAGGACGTCAACAACCTCCGCTCCCGCATGATCAC GCGCAGCTACAGCATTGACAAATCACCCTGCTCCAGCAACACCGCTTCCCCCTTGTCCCAGCGCAAGGACATCAACCGCTCCGAGTCCCTGCGCGTAGTGTCCAATCACACGCACCGGATCTTCCGGCCCTCCGACCTCATCCATGGAGAGGTCCTGGGGAAGGGCTGCTTTGGTCAAGCCATTAAG GTGACCCACAGAGAGACAGGCgaggtgatggtgatgaaggaGCTGATCCGCTTCGATGACGAGACGCAGAGGACCTTCCTCAAGGAG GTGAAGGTGATGCGCTGTCTGGAGCACCCCAACGTGCTCAAGTTCATCGGCGTGCTCTACAAAGACAAGCGGCTCAACTTCATCGCCGAGTACATCAAAGGAGGAACCCTGAGGGATATCATTAAGAAAAtg GGTAGTGACTTTCCATGGAACCAGCGAGTGAGTTTTGCCAAGGACATTGCTTCAGGCATG ACCTATCTGCATTCCATGAACATAATCCACCGAGACCTGAACTCTCACAACTGCCTTGTACGAGAA AATAACAGCGTGGTGGTGGCAGACTTTGGGCTTGCCAGGCTCATGGTGGAGGACAAGAACCAGGACAAGCTGTCGCTGGGCAACACGCAGGGCCTGAAGAAACCCGACCGCCGGAAGAGGTACACGGTGGTGGGCAACCCCTACTGGATGGCACCAGAGATGATTCATG GAAAGAGTTACGACGAGAAAGTCGACATCTTCTCCTTTGGGATTATGCTTTGTGAG ATCATCGGGCGGGTCAACGCAGACCCAGACTATCTCCCCCGGGCGATGGACTTCGGGCTGAATGTGAAGGGCTTCCTGGAACACTTTTGTCCACCGGACTGCCCGCCCGCTTTCTTCCCCATCGCTGCTATATGCTGCGATCTGGACGCAGAGAAAAG GCCGGCGTTCACTAAGCTGGAGGAGTGGCTGGAGAACCTGAAGATGCACCTGGACATCCGGCTGCCGCTCGTGTCCGAGCTGGAGCAGCTGAGCCGGGACTTCTGGCAGAAGCACCCGCCCTCCGAGAACGGCTTGCACCCGCACCCCGAGGAGGAGCCCGAGCAGTccgcccgctcgctcgctctctcggcCAGACGGAGAGGGGAGGACGAGGACCAGAACGGCGCGTAG
- the limk1a gene encoding LIM domain kinase 1a isoform X5 has product MVKPRRASLASAMVGELFYWGSCCLRLWNRDKKVAGEQKYHPECFTCLNCRSFIGDGDTYALVERSKLYCGHCYYQTIVTPVTLPDSPCSKIPHTVTLVSIPASTDGKRGFSVAIDQSTSPNGFGPDHNPTVRVSEVDSECISPDVKNSIHVGDRILEINGTPIRNVPFDEIDLLIQETSRLLQLTIEHDPHDRGGSEDQVDRPSPLSQVTSPVSPITQPPNQDVNNLRSRMITRSYSIDKSPCSSNTASPLSQRKDINRSESLRVVSNHTHRIFRPSDLIHGEVLGKGCFGQAIKVTHRETGEVMVMKELIRFDDETQRTFLKEVKVMRCLEHPNVLKFIGVLYKDKRLNFIAEYIKGGTLRDIIKKMGSDFPWNQRVSFAKDIASGMTYLHSMNIIHRDLNSHNCLVRENNSVVVADFGLARLMVEDKNQDKLSLGNTQGLKKPDRRKRYTVVGNPYWMAPEMIHGKSYDEKVDIFSFGIMLCEIIGRVNADPDYLPRAMDFGLNVKGFLEHFCPPDCPPAFFPIAAICCDLDAEKRPAFTKLEEWLENLKMHLDIRLPLVSELEQLSRDFWQKHPPSENGLHPHPEEEPEQSARSLALSARRRGEDEDQNGA; this is encoded by the exons ATGGTCAAGCCGCGCCGAGCCTCACTAGCCAGTGCCATGGTGGGAGAGTTGTTTTACTGGGGATCCTGCTGCTTGAGGTTGTGGAACAGGGACAAGAAG GTTGCGGGAGAACAGAAGTATCACCCCGAGTGCTTCACCTGCCTGAACTGCCGGAGCTTCATCGGAGATGGGGACACGTATGCCCTCGTGGAGAGGTCCAAGCTCTACTG TGGCCATTGCTACTACCAGACCATCGTCACCCCGGTGACCCTGCCGGACTCGCCATGCTCAAAGATCCCCCACACCGTGACGCTCGTGTCCATCCCGGCGTCCACTGATGGCAAGCGTGGCTTCTCCGTGGCTATCGACCAGAGCACCAGTCCTAATGGCTTCGGCCCTGACCACAACCCCACAGTGAGGGTGTCTGA AGTGGACTCAGAGTGCATCAGTCCTGATGTGAAGAACTCTATACATGTAGGTGACAGGATCCTGGAGATCAACGGGACCCCAATCCGGAATGTTCCATTTgatgag aTTGACCTGCTGATCCAGGAGACGAGTCGTCTGCTGCAGCTGACCATTGAGCACGACCCCCATGACCGCGGCGGCTCGGAGGACCAGGTGGACAGGCCGAGCCCCCTGTCTCAAGTGACCAGTCCGGTGTCCCCCATCACCCAGCCCCCCAACCAGGACGTCAACAACCTCCGCTCCCGCATGATCAC GCGCAGCTACAGCATTGACAAATCACCCTGCTCCAGCAACACCGCTTCCCCCTTGTCCCAGCGCAAGGACATCAACCGCTCCGAGTCCCTGCGCGTAGTGTCCAATCACACGCACCGGATCTTCCGGCCCTCCGACCTCATCCATGGAGAGGTCCTGGGGAAGGGCTGCTTTGGTCAAGCCATTAAG GTGACCCACAGAGAGACAGGCgaggtgatggtgatgaaggaGCTGATCCGCTTCGATGACGAGACGCAGAGGACCTTCCTCAAGGAG GTGAAGGTGATGCGCTGTCTGGAGCACCCCAACGTGCTCAAGTTCATCGGCGTGCTCTACAAAGACAAGCGGCTCAACTTCATCGCCGAGTACATCAAAGGAGGAACCCTGAGGGATATCATTAAGAAAAtg GGTAGTGACTTTCCATGGAACCAGCGAGTGAGTTTTGCCAAGGACATTGCTTCAGGCATG ACCTATCTGCATTCCATGAACATAATCCACCGAGACCTGAACTCTCACAACTGCCTTGTACGAGAA AATAACAGCGTGGTGGTGGCAGACTTTGGGCTTGCCAGGCTCATGGTGGAGGACAAGAACCAGGACAAGCTGTCGCTGGGCAACACGCAGGGCCTGAAGAAACCCGACCGCCGGAAGAGGTACACGGTGGTGGGCAACCCCTACTGGATGGCACCAGAGATGATTCATG GAAAGAGTTACGACGAGAAAGTCGACATCTTCTCCTTTGGGATTATGCTTTGTGAG ATCATCGGGCGGGTCAACGCAGACCCAGACTATCTCCCCCGGGCGATGGACTTCGGGCTGAATGTGAAGGGCTTCCTGGAACACTTTTGTCCACCGGACTGCCCGCCCGCTTTCTTCCCCATCGCTGCTATATGCTGCGATCTGGACGCAGAGAAAAG GCCGGCGTTCACTAAGCTGGAGGAGTGGCTGGAGAACCTGAAGATGCACCTGGACATCCGGCTGCCGCTCGTGTCCGAGCTGGAGCAGCTGAGCCGGGACTTCTGGCAGAAGCACCCGCCCTCCGAGAACGGCTTGCACCCGCACCCCGAGGAGGAGCCCGAGCAGTccgcccgctcgctcgctctctcggcCAGACGGAGAGGGGAGGACGAGGACCAGAACGGCGCGTAG
- the limk1a gene encoding LIM domain kinase 1a isoform X4, which translates to MEMRRRQKIRCCECSTSLSHWYYEKDGRLFCKKDYWAKFGELCHGCTEPITTGLIMVAGEQKYHPECFTCLNCRSFIGDGDTYALVERSKLYCGHCYYQTIVTPVTLPDSPCSKIPHTVTLVSIPASTDGKRGFSVAIDQSTSPNGFGPDHNPTVRVSEVDSECISPDVKNSIHVGDRILEINGTPIRNVPFDEIDLLIQETSRLLQLTIEHDPHDRGGSEDQVDRPSPLSQVTSPVSPITQPPNQDVNNLRSRMITRSYSIDKSPCSSNTASPLSQRKDINRSESLRVVSNHTHRIFRPSDLIHGEVLGKGCFGQAIKVTHRETGEVMVMKELIRFDDETQRTFLKEVKVMRCLEHPNVLKFIGVLYKDKRLNFIAEYIKGGTLRDIIKKMGSDFPWNQRVSFAKDIASGMTYLHSMNIIHRDLNSHNCLVRENNSVVVADFGLARLMVEDKNQDKLSLGNTQGLKKPDRRKRYTVVGNPYWMAPEMIHGKSYDEKVDIFSFGIMLCEIIGRVNADPDYLPRAMDFGLNVKGFLEHFCPPDCPPAFFPIAAICCDLDAEKRPAFTKLEEWLENLKMHLDIRLPLVSELEQLSRDFWQKHPPSENGLHPHPEEEPEQSARSLALSARRRGEDEDQNGA; encoded by the exons ATGGAAATGAGACGCAGGCAGAAGATAAG GTGTTGTGAGTGCAGCACCTCCCTGTCCCATTGGTACTACGAGAAGGATGGGCGGCTCTTCTGCAAGAAGGACTACTGGGCCAAGTTCGGAGAGCTGTGTCACGGATGCACGGAGCCCATCACCACTGGCCTGATCATG GTTGCGGGAGAACAGAAGTATCACCCCGAGTGCTTCACCTGCCTGAACTGCCGGAGCTTCATCGGAGATGGGGACACGTATGCCCTCGTGGAGAGGTCCAAGCTCTACTG TGGCCATTGCTACTACCAGACCATCGTCACCCCGGTGACCCTGCCGGACTCGCCATGCTCAAAGATCCCCCACACCGTGACGCTCGTGTCCATCCCGGCGTCCACTGATGGCAAGCGTGGCTTCTCCGTGGCTATCGACCAGAGCACCAGTCCTAATGGCTTCGGCCCTGACCACAACCCCACAGTGAGGGTGTCTGA AGTGGACTCAGAGTGCATCAGTCCTGATGTGAAGAACTCTATACATGTAGGTGACAGGATCCTGGAGATCAACGGGACCCCAATCCGGAATGTTCCATTTgatgag aTTGACCTGCTGATCCAGGAGACGAGTCGTCTGCTGCAGCTGACCATTGAGCACGACCCCCATGACCGCGGCGGCTCGGAGGACCAGGTGGACAGGCCGAGCCCCCTGTCTCAAGTGACCAGTCCGGTGTCCCCCATCACCCAGCCCCCCAACCAGGACGTCAACAACCTCCGCTCCCGCATGATCAC GCGCAGCTACAGCATTGACAAATCACCCTGCTCCAGCAACACCGCTTCCCCCTTGTCCCAGCGCAAGGACATCAACCGCTCCGAGTCCCTGCGCGTAGTGTCCAATCACACGCACCGGATCTTCCGGCCCTCCGACCTCATCCATGGAGAGGTCCTGGGGAAGGGCTGCTTTGGTCAAGCCATTAAG GTGACCCACAGAGAGACAGGCgaggtgatggtgatgaaggaGCTGATCCGCTTCGATGACGAGACGCAGAGGACCTTCCTCAAGGAG GTGAAGGTGATGCGCTGTCTGGAGCACCCCAACGTGCTCAAGTTCATCGGCGTGCTCTACAAAGACAAGCGGCTCAACTTCATCGCCGAGTACATCAAAGGAGGAACCCTGAGGGATATCATTAAGAAAAtg GGTAGTGACTTTCCATGGAACCAGCGAGTGAGTTTTGCCAAGGACATTGCTTCAGGCATG ACCTATCTGCATTCCATGAACATAATCCACCGAGACCTGAACTCTCACAACTGCCTTGTACGAGAA AATAACAGCGTGGTGGTGGCAGACTTTGGGCTTGCCAGGCTCATGGTGGAGGACAAGAACCAGGACAAGCTGTCGCTGGGCAACACGCAGGGCCTGAAGAAACCCGACCGCCGGAAGAGGTACACGGTGGTGGGCAACCCCTACTGGATGGCACCAGAGATGATTCATG GAAAGAGTTACGACGAGAAAGTCGACATCTTCTCCTTTGGGATTATGCTTTGTGAG ATCATCGGGCGGGTCAACGCAGACCCAGACTATCTCCCCCGGGCGATGGACTTCGGGCTGAATGTGAAGGGCTTCCTGGAACACTTTTGTCCACCGGACTGCCCGCCCGCTTTCTTCCCCATCGCTGCTATATGCTGCGATCTGGACGCAGAGAAAAG GCCGGCGTTCACTAAGCTGGAGGAGTGGCTGGAGAACCTGAAGATGCACCTGGACATCCGGCTGCCGCTCGTGTCCGAGCTGGAGCAGCTGAGCCGGGACTTCTGGCAGAAGCACCCGCCCTCCGAGAACGGCTTGCACCCGCACCCCGAGGAGGAGCCCGAGCAGTccgcccgctcgctcgctctctcggcCAGACGGAGAGGGGAGGACGAGGACCAGAACGGCGCGTAG
- the limk1a gene encoding LIM domain kinase 1a isoform X3, whose amino-acid sequence MGNIINLSRVLSWGAASQEVSVKRCCECSTSLSHWYYEKDGRLFCKKDYWAKFGELCHGCTEPITTGLIMVAGEQKYHPECFTCLNCRSFIGDGDTYALVERSKLYCGHCYYQTIVTPVTLPDSPCSKIPHTVTLVSIPASTDGKRGFSVAIDQSTSPNGFGPDHNPTVRVSEVDSECISPDVKNSIHVGDRILEINGTPIRNVPFDEIDLLIQETSRLLQLTIEHDPHDRGGSEDQVDRPSPLSQVTSPVSPITQPPNQDVNNLRSRMITRSYSIDKSPCSSNTASPLSQRKDINRSESLRVVSNHTHRIFRPSDLIHGEVLGKGCFGQAIKVTHRETGEVMVMKELIRFDDETQRTFLKEVKVMRCLEHPNVLKFIGVLYKDKRLNFIAEYIKGGTLRDIIKKMGSDFPWNQRVSFAKDIASGMTYLHSMNIIHRDLNSHNCLVRENNSVVVADFGLARLMVEDKNQDKLSLGNTQGLKKPDRRKRYTVVGNPYWMAPEMIHGKSYDEKVDIFSFGIMLCEIIGRVNADPDYLPRAMDFGLNVKGFLEHFCPPDCPPAFFPIAAICCDLDAEKRPAFTKLEEWLENLKMHLDIRLPLVSELEQLSRDFWQKHPPSENGLHPHPEEEPEQSARSLALSARRRGEDEDQNGA is encoded by the exons ATGGGAAATATCATTAATCTGTCCAGGGTTTTGAGTTGGGGAGCTGCgagtcaggaagtgtctgtgaAAAG GTGTTGTGAGTGCAGCACCTCCCTGTCCCATTGGTACTACGAGAAGGATGGGCGGCTCTTCTGCAAGAAGGACTACTGGGCCAAGTTCGGAGAGCTGTGTCACGGATGCACGGAGCCCATCACCACTGGCCTGATCATG GTTGCGGGAGAACAGAAGTATCACCCCGAGTGCTTCACCTGCCTGAACTGCCGGAGCTTCATCGGAGATGGGGACACGTATGCCCTCGTGGAGAGGTCCAAGCTCTACTG TGGCCATTGCTACTACCAGACCATCGTCACCCCGGTGACCCTGCCGGACTCGCCATGCTCAAAGATCCCCCACACCGTGACGCTCGTGTCCATCCCGGCGTCCACTGATGGCAAGCGTGGCTTCTCCGTGGCTATCGACCAGAGCACCAGTCCTAATGGCTTCGGCCCTGACCACAACCCCACAGTGAGGGTGTCTGA AGTGGACTCAGAGTGCATCAGTCCTGATGTGAAGAACTCTATACATGTAGGTGACAGGATCCTGGAGATCAACGGGACCCCAATCCGGAATGTTCCATTTgatgag aTTGACCTGCTGATCCAGGAGACGAGTCGTCTGCTGCAGCTGACCATTGAGCACGACCCCCATGACCGCGGCGGCTCGGAGGACCAGGTGGACAGGCCGAGCCCCCTGTCTCAAGTGACCAGTCCGGTGTCCCCCATCACCCAGCCCCCCAACCAGGACGTCAACAACCTCCGCTCCCGCATGATCAC GCGCAGCTACAGCATTGACAAATCACCCTGCTCCAGCAACACCGCTTCCCCCTTGTCCCAGCGCAAGGACATCAACCGCTCCGAGTCCCTGCGCGTAGTGTCCAATCACACGCACCGGATCTTCCGGCCCTCCGACCTCATCCATGGAGAGGTCCTGGGGAAGGGCTGCTTTGGTCAAGCCATTAAG GTGACCCACAGAGAGACAGGCgaggtgatggtgatgaaggaGCTGATCCGCTTCGATGACGAGACGCAGAGGACCTTCCTCAAGGAG GTGAAGGTGATGCGCTGTCTGGAGCACCCCAACGTGCTCAAGTTCATCGGCGTGCTCTACAAAGACAAGCGGCTCAACTTCATCGCCGAGTACATCAAAGGAGGAACCCTGAGGGATATCATTAAGAAAAtg GGTAGTGACTTTCCATGGAACCAGCGAGTGAGTTTTGCCAAGGACATTGCTTCAGGCATG ACCTATCTGCATTCCATGAACATAATCCACCGAGACCTGAACTCTCACAACTGCCTTGTACGAGAA AATAACAGCGTGGTGGTGGCAGACTTTGGGCTTGCCAGGCTCATGGTGGAGGACAAGAACCAGGACAAGCTGTCGCTGGGCAACACGCAGGGCCTGAAGAAACCCGACCGCCGGAAGAGGTACACGGTGGTGGGCAACCCCTACTGGATGGCACCAGAGATGATTCATG GAAAGAGTTACGACGAGAAAGTCGACATCTTCTCCTTTGGGATTATGCTTTGTGAG ATCATCGGGCGGGTCAACGCAGACCCAGACTATCTCCCCCGGGCGATGGACTTCGGGCTGAATGTGAAGGGCTTCCTGGAACACTTTTGTCCACCGGACTGCCCGCCCGCTTTCTTCCCCATCGCTGCTATATGCTGCGATCTGGACGCAGAGAAAAG GCCGGCGTTCACTAAGCTGGAGGAGTGGCTGGAGAACCTGAAGATGCACCTGGACATCCGGCTGCCGCTCGTGTCCGAGCTGGAGCAGCTGAGCCGGGACTTCTGGCAGAAGCACCCGCCCTCCGAGAACGGCTTGCACCCGCACCCCGAGGAGGAGCCCGAGCAGTccgcccgctcgctcgctctctcggcCAGACGGAGAGGGGAGGACGAGGACCAGAACGGCGCGTAG
- the limk1a gene encoding LIM domain kinase 1a isoform X1, producing the protein MRLMLLCCTWKDERMGEEEAGGSLPVCAGCRQRIYDEQYLQALNTDWHTVCFRCCECSTSLSHWYYEKDGRLFCKKDYWAKFGELCHGCTEPITTGLIMVAGEQKYHPECFTCLNCRSFIGDGDTYALVERSKLYCGHCYYQTIVTPVTLPDSPCSKIPHTVTLVSIPASTDGKRGFSVAIDQSTSPNGFGPDHNPTVRVSEVDSECISPDVKNSIHVGDRILEINGTPIRNVPFDEIDLLIQETSRLLQLTIEHDPHDRGGSEDQVDRPSPLSQVTSPVSPITQPPNQDVNNLRSRMITRSYSIDKSPCSSNTASPLSQRKDINRSESLRVVSNHTHRIFRPSDLIHGEVLGKGCFGQAIKVTHRETGEVMVMKELIRFDDETQRTFLKEVKVMRCLEHPNVLKFIGVLYKDKRLNFIAEYIKGGTLRDIIKKMGSDFPWNQRVSFAKDIASGMTYLHSMNIIHRDLNSHNCLVRENNSVVVADFGLARLMVEDKNQDKLSLGNTQGLKKPDRRKRYTVVGNPYWMAPEMIHGKSYDEKVDIFSFGIMLCEIIGRVNADPDYLPRAMDFGLNVKGFLEHFCPPDCPPAFFPIAAICCDLDAEKRPAFTKLEEWLENLKMHLDIRLPLVSELEQLSRDFWQKHPPSENGLHPHPEEEPEQSARSLALSARRRGEDEDQNGA; encoded by the exons GTGTTGTGAGTGCAGCACCTCCCTGTCCCATTGGTACTACGAGAAGGATGGGCGGCTCTTCTGCAAGAAGGACTACTGGGCCAAGTTCGGAGAGCTGTGTCACGGATGCACGGAGCCCATCACCACTGGCCTGATCATG GTTGCGGGAGAACAGAAGTATCACCCCGAGTGCTTCACCTGCCTGAACTGCCGGAGCTTCATCGGAGATGGGGACACGTATGCCCTCGTGGAGAGGTCCAAGCTCTACTG TGGCCATTGCTACTACCAGACCATCGTCACCCCGGTGACCCTGCCGGACTCGCCATGCTCAAAGATCCCCCACACCGTGACGCTCGTGTCCATCCCGGCGTCCACTGATGGCAAGCGTGGCTTCTCCGTGGCTATCGACCAGAGCACCAGTCCTAATGGCTTCGGCCCTGACCACAACCCCACAGTGAGGGTGTCTGA AGTGGACTCAGAGTGCATCAGTCCTGATGTGAAGAACTCTATACATGTAGGTGACAGGATCCTGGAGATCAACGGGACCCCAATCCGGAATGTTCCATTTgatgag aTTGACCTGCTGATCCAGGAGACGAGTCGTCTGCTGCAGCTGACCATTGAGCACGACCCCCATGACCGCGGCGGCTCGGAGGACCAGGTGGACAGGCCGAGCCCCCTGTCTCAAGTGACCAGTCCGGTGTCCCCCATCACCCAGCCCCCCAACCAGGACGTCAACAACCTCCGCTCCCGCATGATCAC GCGCAGCTACAGCATTGACAAATCACCCTGCTCCAGCAACACCGCTTCCCCCTTGTCCCAGCGCAAGGACATCAACCGCTCCGAGTCCCTGCGCGTAGTGTCCAATCACACGCACCGGATCTTCCGGCCCTCCGACCTCATCCATGGAGAGGTCCTGGGGAAGGGCTGCTTTGGTCAAGCCATTAAG GTGACCCACAGAGAGACAGGCgaggtgatggtgatgaaggaGCTGATCCGCTTCGATGACGAGACGCAGAGGACCTTCCTCAAGGAG GTGAAGGTGATGCGCTGTCTGGAGCACCCCAACGTGCTCAAGTTCATCGGCGTGCTCTACAAAGACAAGCGGCTCAACTTCATCGCCGAGTACATCAAAGGAGGAACCCTGAGGGATATCATTAAGAAAAtg GGTAGTGACTTTCCATGGAACCAGCGAGTGAGTTTTGCCAAGGACATTGCTTCAGGCATG ACCTATCTGCATTCCATGAACATAATCCACCGAGACCTGAACTCTCACAACTGCCTTGTACGAGAA AATAACAGCGTGGTGGTGGCAGACTTTGGGCTTGCCAGGCTCATGGTGGAGGACAAGAACCAGGACAAGCTGTCGCTGGGCAACACGCAGGGCCTGAAGAAACCCGACCGCCGGAAGAGGTACACGGTGGTGGGCAACCCCTACTGGATGGCACCAGAGATGATTCATG GAAAGAGTTACGACGAGAAAGTCGACATCTTCTCCTTTGGGATTATGCTTTGTGAG ATCATCGGGCGGGTCAACGCAGACCCAGACTATCTCCCCCGGGCGATGGACTTCGGGCTGAATGTGAAGGGCTTCCTGGAACACTTTTGTCCACCGGACTGCCCGCCCGCTTTCTTCCCCATCGCTGCTATATGCTGCGATCTGGACGCAGAGAAAAG GCCGGCGTTCACTAAGCTGGAGGAGTGGCTGGAGAACCTGAAGATGCACCTGGACATCCGGCTGCCGCTCGTGTCCGAGCTGGAGCAGCTGAGCCGGGACTTCTGGCAGAAGCACCCGCCCTCCGAGAACGGCTTGCACCCGCACCCCGAGGAGGAGCCCGAGCAGTccgcccgctcgctcgctctctcggcCAGACGGAGAGGGGAGGACGAGGACCAGAACGGCGCGTAG